The genomic DNA ATATTAAATCGATTTGAAAATTTTCTGTCAAATGCCTTTTCTATACCTTCTTTTCCAATCATAAAACCAATTAGTCCTCCCCAAGTGGCAGTAGGATTATCAGAATCCCAACCTGCAAGAGTTCCTATTTTTATTGTTTCTTTTAAGTCGCCCTCTCCGTAAAAAAGACTTACTAAACTTGCAGCAAAATTTATTCCTGCTGCAAAACAGCCATTACAATATAAATTTCTTGATGTTATGTTATAGCCGTCTTTTTGGTTAACCTGATATCTGTAGTAAAGTGAATCTCTTGTTTGTTCCCAAGGAATACCAGACTCATATAAGAGTCTAGTATAATCATACATTTTTGCTGGATAGGAATCATTTGGCAGTATTTCTCTTGATTTACTCGACATCCAAAGCAGTTTTTCTTTCATGCTACTATTAGAATTTGTGGCATACACAAGCGAATACATAGACACATAAAATTTTGAAATATCCTCTGCTTCTTGTCTAGCAGTCGTTTGTATAGGCAATTCTGCTATTTTTAATGCTATATCTGGTCTTGTAGGTGCAAATAGTCCAAATATTTCCGTGGTTAATTGGGCATCAATCATATCATAATGTTCATTAAGTTTTGGGTTCCCTGTTTCGGGAGGAAGAACACCAGCTTTCATTAAATCGAATGCTTTTTGATTAGAAACCCATAAATAGTTTTCCTCTTCAGGCTTTATATGTTTTAACCAACCATTTTGTATTTGCTTTGGGGTAAGTATATTAACTTTATTTGTGTATAGAAGATGTTGATACATAAATTCTATGTCTGTATCATCATCCGCGCCCCAAATTTCATCACTGTTTTTAAATACAAAATCTATGGTAGACGATAAATCGCTGGGAACTCCTGCGCCCCAAATACTTGGTTGGTCGGGTTTCCCCCAATCGTCTCTGGTGTAAAAATCGCCTGTTTTTATTTCCCCGAGATTACCAATTTTATCCATTTCTGTAACCAAACCAGACCAGTTAGCAATGCATTGACCTAGCCAGAACCCGTATAATTGGTTTTGGTACTTATCTTTTGAAATACTAATAGTCTGTGTTTTATTCTCAATATGAATAGTTTTTTTTACACTTTTTGAAATGCAAGAATTCAAAAGGATTAAACAAAGTAATATTGAAATAAAGTTTCTCATAATTGCTGCTAACGTTTAGTATAAGAATAGTAGCCGATTGCGGGCTTCTTTCCTGTCAAGTTACAAGAAAGTTGAAGCGGGTTACAACCCCTGAATTTACTACTGAACCGGCTATTATTTTTATACATTGTTGAACTAAACCTCCCCAAAGGGAGGTAGCTTT from Lentimicrobium sp. L6 includes the following:
- a CDS encoding ADP-ribosylglycohydrolase family protein; translation: MRNFISILLCLILLNSCISKSVKKTIHIENKTQTISISKDKYQNQLYGFWLGQCIANWSGLVTEMDKIGNLGEIKTGDFYTRDDWGKPDQPSIWGAGVPSDLSSTIDFVFKNSDEIWGADDDTDIEFMYQHLLYTNKVNILTPKQIQNGWLKHIKPEEENYLWVSNQKAFDLMKAGVLPPETGNPKLNEHYDMIDAQLTTEIFGLFAPTRPDIALKIAELPIQTTARQEAEDISKFYVSMYSLVYATNSNSSMKEKLLWMSSKSREILPNDSYPAKMYDYTRLLYESGIPWEQTRDSLYYRYQVNQKDGYNITSRNLYCNGCFAAGINFAASLVSLFYGEGDLKETIKIGTLAGWDSDNPTATWGGLIGFMIGKEGIEKAFDRKFSNRFNIHRTRQNFPNNGIITFEEMSKIGLTITERVVLEELNGTIDEKNNAWIIPLENN